From a region of the Dermatophagoides farinae isolate YC_2012a chromosome 3, ASM2471394v1, whole genome shotgun sequence genome:
- the LOC124498406 gene encoding uncharacterized protein LOC124498406 has translation MGAQGSKNEPSHSHHHPHHAHQSHDHHHHQIFLQSQQQPLFHHHHHHNHPGLLLQQSQQQISPNQLQQQLQLQQSNFLSDPQQQQQQQLIISGQFVAGVLPSSSVNNNGIIIGGNVGGISPSHHSSSTATTSSSSPFTVTTSTSFTPQQQQNLLGHLDSIQSQLAAVHQNNNNNNNNNQNCHQTNHQQRSSIAQKSSNSNHHHHHKSRHQQQQQQQQLFAFDPTNEQSFLSSRPLPEVPQQQQQQQQHHHQHQQSLDSNNSQDNDCCLFEQQQHNRFGLSISQENLLQLDQQQQQQQQPLQNGQMFVALYDFQSGGENQLSFRKGDQMKIVSCNQSGQWCEAISFNNQVGWIPQAYITPICLDQHKWYHGNISRSDAEQLLSCGINGSFLVRESESSPGQRTISLRYDGRVYHYHIKQDQDLRYYVRPECKFNTIAELVHHHSNQQDGLITMLLYPATKHSSGYWSTMNENADEWEINRTDIIMKQKLGGGQYGDVYEARWRKYNMTVAVKTLKEDTMAVKDFLEEASIMKEMRHPNLVQLIGVCTLEPPFYIITEFMPYGNLLDYLRNNDREQMSAVILLYFATQIANGMSYLESRNFIHRDLAARNCLVGEDFQVKVADFGLARLMGDDTYTARAGAKFPIKWTAPEGLAYNKFTTKSDVWAFGVLLWEIATYGMAPYPGIELSDVYHKLENGYRMQCPDGCPQPIYDLMKKCWNWEPTQRPTFDYLYRTLFTMYQTCASGYSLEEFISSDQFADPQQQQLLNNDGSSTSGFSSSCGTGTSNLVNIVTNPEQTSPSQTQVPYKKLSGSSPNIAGHLSIVSSTGNNIVDDNPSSSSRDPIWPSSFCPTTNNNNNNASSKTTTKVNMRQRNNHNEQQQQQQPRMHPNLLKVKQAPTPPKRTSSFRDSTYQDKQPGDEDILKGAEQTMNDIEKVFENLSSIEKTMADFAAQQSVQLDDNSSTTYMYNSDTDQQQRNYNSTNTISSTSSTRSSLNNNAQLTTNKNTIQQQQMMISNTKSKSTRTKSSSKNKNSKLNFDRHLAAIDPYEQEQQHHQQQQQMINSKSNKKSDLDVKRAINRYGTIPKGTQINAYLDSLRPQNEMLDTNFQSNTDNFIINSPTSSTVDCLNLDIHHIRDSSDNILTLQHASAAIKSPQQNYPKITTFSKDANNSVSILEDISNNSNSNQSTVSKPNHQHFNFTRQKSDLTHSKTIENVNFNFKSSKARQLRNGNKNHLQLLKSVASPRLPLKSSANSDQIDCGNVDDLTMPVFHQITPLPPPPAIDDDLKSPSNPTPKILSKSESFDFVSFKPSMNPIDPLNNLMTLDEIINPEDFPPPPSTSDLNSGDFNNNDDDDDENISESQTQNEKQNTKVTKKSSKDKSSSINKQQNSPKDGRSTLNKMTTKRSNDTTTLSKIPIQNSAFINELNESFRLKTQKSTNQNNKDQTTTTTTAKVANTTKTASFLFKRSSKPEPSCPAPAIPIFSNFSQSKFYTKNSTNNNDSAMDVNNSNVAAAAAVDAEYVTPVLKKVPLKPFQSIRQQQESTTNEENHHHQTTSTATKPKSKASKLALFFNSGSNAKNQKHLSKPSEEQKTKSDKTINDNNNLDIMDPSSSMMSKSIISQSGYDADDDDEITKRHSGVSNYKKFWENHSSITATNNNNNNNTGGETSDSGIGSISKSNDSVISSSSSINSSTVTVSIQSKTNKNSSSNTAMSSPKLNTRGNSKLINNNKAISANMPDQTKSLLMAGKSQIPTRKSLMKNSNDSSNNNNNKMANNFNVVLKPVSDSTNTAKLKKSLASESIGNNNNDDDSTMIGSNRESIIECSKQIELMLDEQLKQNNNQHTMGKNLNVDNTINADTTSLSNISPSRMSNNLKRVCDIVLVFRKSCLSYAEHSLMPQQRFRFRELLTKLEKSNESLRGIGGGGINENSLEQLNELQSNLRDIVVFVQK, from the exons atgggagcACAAGGATCGAAAAATGAACCAAgccattctcatcatcatccacatcatgcTCATCAAtcacatgatcatcatcatcatcagatattTCTTCAatcgcaacaacaaccattgtttcatcatcatcatcatcataatcatccagGGCTTTTATTACAACaatctcaacaacaaattagtCCTAatcaattacaacaacaattacaattacagcaatcaaattttctttctgatccacaacagcaacaacaacaacaattaattaTATCGGGACAATTTGTTGCCGGtgttttaccatcatcatctgttaataataatggtattattattggtggcAACGTTGGTGGTATATCACCAtcacatcattcatcatcaacagcaacaacatcatcatctagtcCATTTACAGtgacaacatcaacatcattcacgccacaacaacaacaaaatctatTAGGTCATCTTGATTCAATACAATCACAATTGGCTGCTGTAcatcagaataataataataataataataataatcagaactgccatcaaacaaatcatcaacaacgatcTTCGATTGCAcagaaatcatcaaattcaaatcatcatcatcatcataaatcacggcatcaacaacaacagcaacagcagcaattaTTTGCATTTGATCCAACAAACG agcaatcatttttatcatcacgCCCACTACCTGAAGtgccacaacaacaacagcaacaacaacaacatcatcatcaacatcaacaaagtctagattcaaataatagccaagataatgattgttgtctatttgaacaacaacaacacaatcgTTTTGGTCTTTCTATTTCACAAGAAAATCTTCTTCAacttgatcaacaacaacagcagcaacaacaaccactaCAGAATGGTCAAATGTTTGTTGCTCTTTATGATTTTCAAAGTGGTGGTGAGAATCAGCTTTCATTTCGTAaag gCGATCAAATGAAGATTGTTTCGTGTAATCAAAGTGGTCAATGGTGTGAAGCAATCTCATTTAATAATCAAGTTGGTTGGATACCACAAGCGTATATAACTCCCATATGTTTAGATCAACATAAATGGTATCATGGAAATATATCGCGTTCGGATGCcgaacaattattatcatgtgGTATTAATGGATCATTTCTGGTACgagaatcagaatcatcgCCAGGTCAACGAACCATTTCCTTACGATATGATGGCCGTgtatatcattatcatattaaACAGGATCAAGATCTTCGTTATTATGTTAGGCCTGAATGtaaattcaatacaatcgCCGaattggttcatcatcactcGAATCAACAAGATGGATTGATCACGATGTTATTATATCCAGCTACTAAACATTCATCGGGCTATTGgtcaacaatgaatgaaaatgccGATGAATGGGAAATCAATCGTACggatattattatgaaacaaaaacttggTGGTGGTCAATACGGTGATGTTTATGAAGCTAGATGGCGTAAATATAATATGACAGTAGCAGTGAAAACATTAAAAGAAGATACAATGGCCGTAAAAGATTTCCTAGAAGAAGCATCAATCATGAAAGAAATGCGTCATCCAAATCTAGTTCAATTGATAGGCGTTTGTACATTGGAACCAccattttatattattacaGAATTTATGCCATATGGAAATCTTCTTGATTATCTTCGTAATAATGATCGTGAACAAATGTCGGCAgtgattttattatatttcgCCACTCAAATAGCCAATGGAATGTCATATTTAGAATCtagaaattttattcatcgtGATTTAGCTGCTCGAAATTGTTTGGTTGGTGAAGATTTTCAGGTAAAAGTTGCCGATTTTGGTCTTGCTCGATTAATGGGTGATGATACATATACGGCTCGTGCTGGTGCCaaatttccaatcaaatGGACAGCACCAGAAGGATTGGCTTATAATAAATTTACTACAAAAAGTGATGTATGGGCATTTGGCGTTCTCCTTTGGGAAATTGCCACTTATGGTATGGCACCATATCCTGGAATCGAATTGAGTGATGTGTATCATAAACTTGAAAATGGCTATCGAATGCAATGCCCAGATGGTTGTCCACAGCCAATTTATGATCtcatgaaaaaatgttggaATTGGGAACCAACACAACGCCCCacttttgattatttatatCGTACATTATTTACAATGTATCAAACATGTGCCAGTGGTTATTCATTGGAAGAATTTATCTCGTCCGATCAATTTGCtgatccacaacaacaacaattattaaaCAATGATGGTAGCTCTACAAGCGGTTTTTCCTCTAGCTGTGGTACTGGAACTTCTAATTTAGTCAATATTGTAACGAATCCAGAGCAAACATCACCAAGTCAAACACAAGTTCCATATAAAAAACTTTCAGGAAGCTCACCAAATATTGCTGGTCATTTATCCATAGTATCGTCTACTGGCaataatattgttgatgataatccatcatcatcatctcgtGATCCAATATGGCCTTCGAGCTTTTGTccaacaaccaacaacaacaacaacaatgcatcgagtaaaacaacaaccaaagtAAATATGCGACAACGTAATAACCAtaacgaacaacaacaacaacaacagccacgAATGCATCCAAATTTGCTCAAAGTAAAACAGGCACCTACACCACCAAAACGAACAAGTTCATTTCGTGATTCTACATATCAGGATAAACAACCAG gTGATGAAGATATATTAAAAGGTGctgaacaaacaatgaatgatattgaaaaagtttttgaaaatcttagctcaattgaaaaaactaTGGCCGATTTTGCTGCCCAACAATCGGTTCaacttgatgataatagttcTACGACATATATGTACAATTCAGATAcggatcaacaacaacgtaattataattcaacaaatacaatatcatcaacatcctCAACACGTTCTagtttgaataataatgctcAATTAACaacgaataaaaatacaattcaacaacaacaaatgatgatatcgaatacgaaatcaaaatcaacacgAACAAAATCTAGTTCGAAAAATAAGAAtagtaaattgaattttgatcgTCATCTAGCGGCTATTGATCCATatgaacaagaacaacagcatcatcaacagcagcagcaaatgattaattcaaaatcaaataaaaaatccgATTTGGATGTGAAACGTGCCATTAATCGTTATGGAACAATACCAAAAGGTACACAGATTAATGCCTATCTGGATTCTTTACGgccacaaaatgaaatgttggatacaaattttcaaagCAATACtgacaatttcatcatcaatagtcCAACATCATCGACAGTAGATTGCCTGAATCTagatattcatcatattcgTGATTCTTCGGATAATATTCTTACATTACAACATGCATCAGCTGCAATTAAATCAccacaacaaaattatccaaAAATTACTACATTTTCTAAAGATGCAAATAATAGTGTATCGATATTGGAAGACATTTCCAATAATAGTAACAGCAATCAATCGACAGTTTCTAAACCAAATCATCAGCATTTTAATTTTACTCGTCAAAAATCTGATTTAACACATTcgaaaacaattgaaaatgttaattttaattttaaaagcTCAAAAGCAAGACAATTAcgaaatggaaacaaaaatcatctgCAATTATTGAAATCGGTTGCATCGCCTAGATTGCCATTAAAATCATCTGCTAATtctgatcaaattgattgtggaaatgttgatgatttaacGATGCCCGTGTTTCATCAGATCACCCCACTACCGCCACCGCCagcaatcgatgatgaccTCAAATCACCTAGTAATCCTACTCCGAAAATTCTAAGTAAAAgtgaatcatttgatttcgtttcatttaaACCATCTATGAATCCTATAGAtccattgaataatttaatgACTTTAGATGAAATTATCAACCCTGAAGattttccaccaccaccatcgacATCGGATCTCAATAGTGGTGactttaataataatgatgatgatgatgatgaaaacatttccgaatcacaaacacaaaatgaaaaacaaaacacaaaagtGACAAagaaatcatcaaaagataaatcatcatcaattaataaacaacaaaattcaccAAAAGATGGTCGTTcaacattgaacaaaatgacaacCAAACGTTCGAATGATACAACTACATTATCGAAAATTCCTATTCAAAATTCCGCATTCATAAATGAACTAAACGAAAGTTTTCGTttgaaaacacaaaaatcGACAAATCAGAATAATAAGGACcaaactactactactactactgccaAAGTGGCtaacacaacaaaaactgCATCATTCCTGTTTAAACGAAGCTCAAAACCGGAACCAAGTTGTCCGGCACCGGCCATTCctatattttcaaatttttcacaatcaaaattttatacGAAAAATTcgaccaataataatgattcagcTATGGATGTAAATAATTCCAatgtagcagcagcagcagccgtTGATGCTGAATATGTAACACCAGTGTTGAAAAAAGTTCCATTAAAACCATTTCAATCgatacgacaacaacaagaatcaacaacaaatgaagaaaatcatcatcaccagacAACATCAACGGCTACTAAGCCAAAATCAAAAGCATCAAAATTGGCATTGTTTTTTAATAGCGGTTCAAAtgcaaaaaatcaaaaacatttatcaaAACCAAGCgaagaacaaaaaacgaaatctGATAAAAccataaatgataataataacttgGATATAAtggatccatcatcatcaatgatgagtAAATCGATAATTTCACAATCCGGTTATgatgccgatgatgatgatgagataacCAAACGTCATAGTGGTGTttcaaattataaaaaattctGGGAAAATCATTCATCTATCACTgctacaaataataataataataataatactggTGGTGAAACATCAGATTCGGGTATTGGTTCAATTTCTAAAAGTAATGATTCagtaatatcatcatcaagttcaataaattcatctACAGTAACTGTATCGATTCAATCTAAAaccaataaaaattcatcatccaatacAGCTATGTCTAGTCCTAAATTGAATACACGTGgcaattcaaaattgataaataataataaagcaATTTCCGCAAATATGCCAgatcaaacaaaaagtttATTAATGGCTGGAAAATCTCA aatcccAACAcgaaaatcattgatgaaaaattctaatgactcatccaacaacaacaacaacaaaatggccAACAATTTTAATGTTGTATTGAAACCTGTATCAGATTCTACCAATACAgccaaattaaaaaaatctttaGCATCAGAATCgattggtaataataataatgatgatgattccacTATGATTGGTTCAAATCgtgaatcaataattgaatgtTCAAAACAGATTGAATTGATGCTTGATGAACAACtaaaacagaataataaccaacatacgatgggaaaaaatttaaatgtcgATAATACAATTAATGCTGACACGACATCATTATCCAATATAAGTCCATCAAGAATGTCCAATAATTTAAAACGTGTATGCGATATAGTTCTTGTATTTCGTAAATCATGTTTATCATATGCTGAACATTCATTAATGCCACAACAAAGATTTCGTTTTCGTGAATTATTAactaaattggaaaaaagtAATGAATCATTACGTGGTATTGGTGGCGGTggtatcaatgaaaattcattagaACAATTAAATGAATTACAATCGAATCTACgagatattgttgtttttgttcaaaaataa
- the LOC124498422 gene encoding serine hydrolase BPHL: MNFIKIGEFNICFEKFGHGPIAVLVIPGAIGTAKSDFDIQFNPKHSGCLDFERFTFICVELPGWGRSIPPERPIGPNVLHDDADRCDELMKKLGYNEYSVYGWSEGSKVAIIMARKFGGSRIRSSIVQGLMTFHTDSASKNIMWSRDIQNWDIELLRKYEQAYGDDIDRVEDLWQRHIDLAIENYGRYYPQGLLGPVQDGLRKIQCPTLVLHGDRDFFIELKQAEHVAANVPNSRLIRFPNCGHNLHHVESIKFKQTVENFLLDNNN; encoded by the exons ATGAATTTCATAAAGATTGGTGAATTtaatatttgttttgaaaaatttggtcATGGTCCAATTGCCGTGCTAGTTATACCGGGCGCTATTGGTACGGCCAAAAGTGATTTCgatattcaatttaatcCAAAACATTCTGGATGCTTAGATTTTGAACgttttacattcatttgtGTTGAATTACCTGGCTGGGGCCGTTCAATACCACCCGAACGGCCAATTGGACCAAATGTTCttcatgatgatgctgatcgttgtgatgaattgatgaag AAACTTGGCTACAATGAATATTCAGTTTATGGATGGTCAGAAGGTTCAAAAGTTGCTATTATTATGGCAAGAAAATTTGGTGGATCTCGTATACGATCGTCGATTGTACAAGGATTAATGACATTCCATACGGATTCAGCATCGAAAAATATTATGTGGTCACGTGACATTCAAAATTGGGATATAGAATTATTGCGTAAATATGAACAAGCATATGGCGATGATATTGATCGTGTAGAAGATCTTTGGCAACGACATATTGATTTGGCCATCGAAAATTATGGCCGTTATTATCCACAAGGTCTTTTAGGACCAGTACAAGATGGTTtacgaaaaattcaatgtccAACATTAGTATTACATGGTGAtcgtgatttttttattgaattaaaaCAAGCTGAACATGTTGCCGCTAATGTACCGAATAGTCGTTTGATTCGTTTTCCAAATTGTGGTCATAATCTTCATCATgttgaatcaattaaattcaaacaaacggtagaaaattttctactcgataataacaattga
- the LOC124498421 gene encoding serine hydrolase BPHL → MKCAFHHTERNSQLTIKTIMVEIDGFNIAYEKIGHGMDIVLIIPEALGTVRSQFRQQFDTDHDGCLDFDCFTFVSVDLPGWGQSRQQQQQQQERPYGPKILDDDAVRCDKLMNKLGYNEYSIYGFGIGGQIAILMSQKFGPRIKSMILHGTATYSNEKFLQNYRKLRDTECWNDSVMLSQYKLVYNNDIDLIAYLWNKYIDLAVNKFGEYYPDGLLMTNAIASNNDRHSKIYHCPSLILYGDQDDFIDMEQITYLANNLPNNRLIIFKKCGHHLHQEDPIKFKNIVEKFLLENFWNDKNCLY, encoded by the exons ATGAAATGTGCTTTTCATCACACGGAACGAAATTCACAGCTAACTATAAAGACGATAATGGTCGAAATCGATGGATTCAATATTGCctatgaaaaaattggccaTGGTATGGATATTGTGCTCATCATACCTGAAGCATTGGGAACTGTTCGTAGTCAATTTCGGCAACAATTTGATACAGATCATGATGGATGTttagattttgattgttttacATTTGTTTCGGTCGATCTACCTGGCTGGGGACAATcacgtcaacaacaacaacaacaacaggaacGTCCTTATGGGCCgaaaattcttgatgatgacgcTGTTAGATGtgataaattaatgaat aAACTTGGTTATAATGAATACTCAATCTATGGTTTTGGCATTGGAGGACAGATTGCAATTCTTATGTCACAAAAATTTGGTCcacgaatcaaatcaatgatattGCATGGAACAGCAACgtattcgaatgaaaaattcctgcaaaattatcgaaaattACGTGATACTGAATGTTGGAACGATTCGGTTATGCTTAGCCAATATAAACttgtttataataatgacatcGATCTTATCGCTTATCTTTGGAacaaatatattgatttagCTGTCAATAAATTTGGTGAATATTATCCTGATGGTTTACTAATGACAAACGCAATTGCATCGAATAATGATCgacattcaaaaatttatcattgtcCATCATTGATTCTATATGGTGATCAAgatgatttcattgataTGGAACAAATAACATATTTGGCCAATAATTTAccaaataatcgattgataatatttaaaaaatgtggccatcatcttcatcaagaGGATCcgattaaatttaaaaatattgtggaaaaatttttattggaaaatttttggaatgataaaaattgtctttattga
- the LOC124498423 gene encoding serine hydrolase BPHL, giving the protein MSFIEINGFNICYEKFGHGPNAVLIIPGAIGRASCDFDLQFDIDHPACFDFDRFTFICVELIGWGRSCPPERPYGPTLLHDDADRCDQMMTKLGYNQYSIFGWCEGTKVAVIMAQKFIDRVQNLILQAPYIYHDDKMTEKLRLMRDFSNWDARLRRQYKIIYNNNVDRAENLWQTYVDFMIEKYNDIYPNGLLGSKSDGLCNIHCPTLIFIGDRDFFFTVEQCENLASEFGDGKLIVYENCGHFLQRREAIKFKKNLENFFAK; this is encoded by the exons ATGAGCTTCATCGAAATTAATGGATTCAATATTTGCtatgaaaaatttggccATGGTCCTAATGCCGTTCTAATCATTCCCGGTGCAATCGGTAGAGCTAGCTGTGATTTTGATCTTCAATTTGATATTGATCATCCAGcctgttttgattttgatcgttttacattcatttgtGTGGAATTAATTGGCTGGGGTCGTTCTTGTCCACCGGAACGTCCATATGGACCAACATTACTACACGATGATGCTGATCGAtgtgatcaaatgatgacg AAACTTGGTTACAATCAATATTCGATTTTTGGCTGGTGTGAAGGTACCAAAGTGGCGGTGATTATGGctcaaaaattcattgacaGAGTACAGAATCTTATTCTACAAGCACCATAtatttatcatgatgataaaatgaccGAAAAACTTAGACTGATGCGTGATTTTTCCAATTGGGATGCAAGGCTACGTAGAcaatataaaattatttataataataatgttgatcgTGCTGAAAATCTTTGGCAAACTTATGTTGattttatgattgaaaaatataatgatatcTATCCAAATGGTTTGCTTGGTTCAAAATCGGATGGTTTGTGCAATATCCATTGTCcaacattgatttttattggtgatcgagattttttctttaccgTTGAACAATGTGAAAATTTAGCCAGTGAATTTGGTGATGGAAAGTTGATTGTTTATGAAAATTGTGGCCACTTTCTGCAAAGACGTGAAGcgataaaatttaaaaaaaatttggaaaatttttttgctaaataa